From the Salarias fasciatus chromosome 16, fSalaFa1.1, whole genome shotgun sequence genome, one window contains:
- the LOC115403337 gene encoding ileal sodium/bile acid cotransporter-like: MATCDAAATVCSGTDCLVPPSTYNQTLSTVLSAVITVMMAIVMFSMGCTVDARKLWGHLKRPWGIIIGFLCQFGLMPLIAFLLALAFDVLPVQAIVIIIMGCCPGGSGSNIICYWLDGDMDLSISMTACSSILALGMMPLCLLIYTTVWTSGGTITVPYDTMCITLASLLIPIAAGMIAKTKFPNFAKKILKIGSIFGFLLIVIIAVVGGVLYQSSWEIDPTLWIIGSIYPFIGFGLGFLLAWFVGQPLYRCRTIALETGIQNASLCSTIVQLSFSPEELELMFAFPLIYSIFQIVAAILAVGGYLCYKKRCSRNVGESVSEDGEVQEDIQKYRSRAQDNYGFEGQEMDRGK; the protein is encoded by the exons ATGGCCACCTGCGACGCTGCCGCCACGGTTTGCTCAGGCACCGACTGTCTCGTTCCTCCCAGCACCTACAATCAGACCCTCAGTACGGTGCTGAGCGCCGTGATCACCGTCATGATGGCCATTGTCATGTTCTCCATGGGCTGCACGGTGGACGCCAGGAAGCTGTGGGGCCACTTGAAGAGACCCTGGGGCATCATCATCGGCTTCCTCTGCCAGTTTGGCCTCATGCCCTTAATCGCGTTCCTCTTGGCGCTCGCCTTCGATGTGCTGCCAGTGCAGGCGATTGTGATCATCATCATGGGCTGCTGTCCTGGAGGTTCGGGGTCGAACATCATCTGCTACTGGCTGGACGGAGACATGGACCTCAG taTCAGTATGACGGCCTGCTCCTCCATCCTGGCTTTGGGGATGATGCCCCTCTGTCTGCTCATTTACACCACCGTCTGGACCAGTGGCGGCACCATCACCGTCCCCTACGACACCATGT GCATCACGCTTGCATCTCTTCTTATCCCGATTGCTGCGGGGATGATTGCGAAAACCAAGTTTCCCAACTTCGCAAAAAAGATCCTCAAG ATCGGGTCCATTTTCGGCTTTTTGCTCATCGTTATCATCGCTGTGGTTGGAGGAGTCCTCTACCAGTCGTCTTGGGAAATTGATCCGACGCTGTGGATTATCGGAAGTATCTATCCCTTTATCGGATTCGGCCTGGGGTTCCTCCTGGCCTGGTTTGTGGGTCAGCCTTTGTACAG GTGTCGGACCATTGCTCTGGAAACGGGCATCCAGAATGCCTCACTGTGCAGCACCATCGtccagctgtccttcagtcccGAGGAGCTGGAACTCATGTTTGCATTCCCACTCATCTACAGCATCTTCCAGATCGTGGCCGCCATCTTGGCAGTAGGAG GTTACCTTTGCTACAAGAAGCGCTGCTCGCGCAATGTGGGCGAGTCCGTCAGTGAGGACGGCGAAGTTCAAGAGGACATTCAGAAATACAGGAGCCGCGCTCAGGATAATTACGGCTTCGAGGGCCAAGAGATGGACAGGGGCAAGTGA